From the genome of Rathayibacter sp. VKM Ac-2759, one region includes:
- the prpB gene encoding methylisocitrate lyase, with product MLHSTRTPAEKRRLFRERLASGELLQLPGAFTPLSARLIEEKGFDGVYVSGAVLSAELGLPDIGLTTLSEVAGRGQQIARMTDLPVLVDADTGFGEPLNVARTVQMLEDAGVAALHIEDQVNPKRCGHLDGKAVVDESTSVRRIAAAVDARRDPDLVIMARTDIRALDGLQAAIDRAKRLVDAGADAVFPEAMRDLGEFEAIRSAVDVPVLANMTEFGKSELFTARQLADVGVNIVIYPVSLLRIAMGAAMRALDTLKADGSLRAEVPGMQTRAELYELLDYASYSRFDEGIFDFSLADHHGA from the coding sequence ATGCTCCACTCGACCCGGACCCCCGCCGAGAAGCGCCGGCTCTTCCGCGAGCGCCTCGCGAGCGGCGAGCTGCTGCAGCTGCCCGGCGCCTTCACTCCGCTCTCGGCGCGGCTGATCGAGGAGAAGGGCTTCGACGGCGTCTACGTCTCGGGCGCGGTGCTCTCGGCCGAGCTGGGCCTGCCCGACATCGGGCTCACGACTCTCAGCGAGGTCGCGGGGCGTGGTCAGCAGATCGCGCGGATGACCGACCTGCCCGTCCTCGTCGACGCGGACACCGGCTTCGGCGAGCCGCTCAACGTCGCCCGCACCGTGCAGATGCTCGAGGACGCGGGAGTCGCGGCGCTGCACATCGAGGACCAGGTCAACCCCAAGCGCTGCGGGCACCTCGACGGCAAGGCGGTGGTCGACGAGAGCACGTCCGTCCGCCGCATCGCCGCGGCGGTCGACGCGCGTCGCGACCCGGACCTCGTGATCATGGCGCGGACCGACATCCGCGCCCTCGACGGCCTGCAGGCCGCGATCGACCGGGCGAAGCGGCTCGTCGACGCGGGTGCCGACGCCGTCTTCCCCGAGGCGATGCGCGACCTCGGCGAGTTCGAGGCGATCCGCTCGGCCGTCGACGTGCCGGTCCTGGCCAACATGACCGAGTTCGGCAAGAGCGAGCTCTTCACCGCGCGCCAGCTCGCCGACGTCGGCGTGAACATCGTCATCTACCCGGTCTCCCTCCTGCGCATCGCGATGGGCGCGGCGATGCGTGCTCTCGACACGCTGAAGGCCGACGGGTCCCTCCGCGCCGAGGTGCCGGGGATGCAGACGCGGGCCGAGCTCTACGAGCTGCTCGACTACGCCTCGTACAGCCGGTTCGACGAGGGCATCTTCGACTTCAGCCTCGCCGACCACCACGGCGCCTGA
- a CDS encoding mechanosensitive ion channel family protein translates to MLLLETSTPDPVAATMSFFDSDVFWTIVQVLSIVIGALVVRVIAHFVIGRVVDQVVSGVKKRQRVEDTQAIAASPLAAVRVVQRTRTLGSILNNISSILIVIIALVMLVGAISPDLIGSFALLTAALGAGLGFGAQNIVKDVLNGLFMVAEDQLGVGDVVDTGQATGVVESVGVRITQIRDVNGTLWFVRNGEIIRVGNMSQGWSRVIIDLAVPYETDLETVQSSILQTANELAASSRWRARIIDKPELWGLESIADDALVVRLVLKTRTTAKDDVARELKVRLKRALDALDVKLPSLSAVVLSGFEGAASVGGAKGPRTTPSPTVTTEHGKPVRLPRALRRQKDPRPADAGPPRPADGGTDAPKQGPRS, encoded by the coding sequence ATGCTGCTTCTCGAGACCTCCACCCCCGATCCCGTCGCCGCCACGATGTCGTTCTTCGACTCCGATGTCTTCTGGACCATCGTCCAGGTGCTGAGCATCGTCATCGGCGCCCTCGTCGTCCGTGTGATCGCGCACTTCGTGATCGGCCGCGTCGTCGACCAGGTCGTGTCCGGCGTCAAGAAGCGCCAGCGCGTCGAGGACACACAGGCGATCGCGGCGTCGCCCCTGGCCGCCGTCCGCGTCGTGCAGCGCACGCGCACCCTCGGCTCGATCCTCAACAACATCTCGTCGATCCTGATCGTGATCATCGCTCTCGTGATGCTCGTCGGCGCCATCAGCCCCGACCTCATCGGCTCGTTCGCCCTGCTCACCGCCGCGCTCGGCGCCGGGCTCGGCTTCGGCGCCCAGAACATCGTCAAGGACGTGCTGAACGGGCTGTTCATGGTGGCGGAGGACCAGCTCGGCGTCGGAGACGTCGTCGACACCGGCCAGGCCACGGGAGTCGTCGAGTCGGTGGGAGTCCGCATCACCCAGATCCGCGATGTGAACGGCACGCTGTGGTTCGTCCGCAACGGCGAGATCATCCGGGTCGGCAACATGTCGCAGGGCTGGTCGCGGGTGATCATCGACCTCGCCGTGCCCTACGAGACCGATCTCGAGACGGTGCAGTCCTCGATCCTGCAGACCGCGAACGAGCTCGCGGCGAGCAGCCGGTGGCGCGCTCGCATCATCGACAAGCCCGAGCTGTGGGGGCTGGAGTCGATCGCGGACGACGCGCTCGTCGTCCGCCTGGTGCTGAAGACCCGGACGACGGCCAAGGACGACGTGGCCCGCGAGCTCAAGGTCCGCCTCAAGCGGGCGCTGGACGCGCTCGACGTGAAGCTGCCGTCGCTCTCCGCGGTCGTCCTCAGCGGCTTCGAGGGCGCGGCGAGCGTGGGAGGCGCCAAGGGCCCCCGCACGACCCCGTCGCCGACCGTCACCACCGAGCACGGCAAGCCGGTGCGACTCCCCCGGGCTCTGCGGAGGCAGAAGGACCCGCGGCCCGCGGACGCCGGCCCGCCACGGCCCGCGGACGGCGGCACGGACGCGCCGAAGCAGGGACCGCGCTCGTGA
- a CDS encoding globin, with the protein MRSFWEHLGGRPTFERLVRRFYEGVREDAVLWPMYPEHDLEGAIQRLTGFLEQYWGGPTTYSQERGHPRLRMRHQPFHINPEARDHWLQHMRTAVDELELSPADDAMLWDYLERAAHAMVNTFEE; encoded by the coding sequence ATGCGCAGCTTCTGGGAGCACCTCGGCGGCCGCCCGACCTTCGAGCGCCTCGTCCGCCGCTTCTACGAAGGGGTCCGCGAGGACGCGGTCCTCTGGCCGATGTACCCCGAGCACGACCTCGAGGGCGCGATCCAGCGGCTCACCGGCTTCCTGGAGCAGTACTGGGGCGGCCCGACCACCTACAGCCAGGAGCGCGGCCACCCGCGACTGCGGATGCGGCACCAGCCCTTCCACATCAACCCGGAGGCGCGCGACCACTGGCTCCAGCACATGCGCACGGCGGTCGACGAGCTCGAGCTCTCGCCCGCCGACGACGCGATGCTCTGGGACTACCTCGAGCGCGCCGCCCACGCCATGGTGAACACCTTCGAGGAGTGA
- a CDS encoding acyl-CoA thioesterase II produces MPDPLSSFLAALDLTDTGARTSEDIFTGPSQWMPEGRVFGGQVLAQSLIAAGRTVGDDHGVHSMHGYFLRPGDVSLPITFSVDRIHDGRSFCTRRTQAYQNGAPILSMIASFQTDDEGLDHQTPMPEGVPDPESLPSTAEVLAGVDHPVGSFWATQRPFDVRHVEQPVYLRADPERVAHQSVWMRALGPLPDDPMLHRAALAYASDYTILESTLRRHGAAWITPGLRIASLDHAMWWHRPARVDEWLLYVQEAPSASGGRGLSLGRIYSRDGVLVASVAQEGMVRVPR; encoded by the coding sequence GTGCCCGATCCCCTGTCCTCGTTCCTCGCCGCCCTCGATCTGACCGACACGGGGGCCCGCACCAGCGAGGACATCTTCACGGGCCCGTCGCAGTGGATGCCCGAGGGACGCGTCTTCGGTGGCCAGGTGCTCGCGCAGTCGCTGATCGCCGCCGGCCGCACCGTCGGCGACGACCACGGTGTCCACTCGATGCACGGCTACTTCCTCCGCCCCGGAGACGTGAGCCTGCCGATCACGTTCTCGGTCGACCGGATCCACGACGGCCGGTCGTTCTGCACCCGGCGCACGCAGGCGTACCAGAACGGCGCGCCGATCCTCTCGATGATCGCGTCGTTCCAGACCGACGACGAGGGGCTCGACCACCAGACGCCGATGCCCGAGGGAGTCCCCGATCCGGAGTCGCTGCCCAGCACCGCCGAGGTGCTCGCGGGCGTCGACCACCCCGTCGGCAGCTTCTGGGCCACGCAGCGCCCATTCGACGTGCGGCATGTCGAGCAGCCCGTCTACCTCCGCGCCGACCCCGAGCGGGTCGCGCACCAGAGCGTGTGGATGCGCGCTCTGGGCCCCCTGCCCGACGACCCGATGCTGCACCGCGCGGCCCTCGCCTACGCGAGCGACTACACGATCCTCGAGTCGACGCTGCGCCGCCACGGTGCGGCCTGGATCACGCCGGGGCTGCGCATCGCGAGCCTCGACCACGCCATGTGGTGGCACCGCCCGGCCCGCGTCGACGAGTGGCTTCTCTACGTGCAGGAGGCGCCGAGCGCCTCGGGCGGGCGCGGCCTGTCGCTGGGGCGCATCTACTCGCGCGACGGCGTCCTGGTCGCGAGCGTCGCCCAGGAGGGCATGGTGCGCGTCCCGCGGTGA
- a CDS encoding thioesterase family protein → MRLHVAIPLRWSDFDAYAHVNNAEMLRLLEEARIQAFWAPDSPEAGGMATAVLDARPGARTISLIARQEIEYLAPIPYMRAPLDIELWIGRIGGASLEVCYELYSPAGVAPRVLYTKAATTLVMVTAATGRPERIPEELRAVWAPYVDEPVAFSKRG, encoded by the coding sequence ATGCGCCTGCACGTCGCCATCCCGCTGCGCTGGTCGGACTTCGACGCCTACGCGCACGTCAACAACGCCGAGATGCTGCGCCTGCTCGAGGAGGCGCGCATCCAGGCGTTCTGGGCGCCCGACTCCCCGGAGGCGGGCGGGATGGCGACGGCGGTGCTCGACGCGAGACCGGGCGCCCGCACGATCAGTCTCATCGCGCGGCAGGAGATCGAGTACCTGGCGCCGATCCCGTACATGCGCGCACCGCTCGACATCGAGCTGTGGATCGGGCGCATCGGCGGGGCGAGCCTCGAGGTCTGCTACGAGCTCTACTCGCCCGCCGGCGTCGCTCCGCGCGTGCTCTACACGAAGGCGGCGACCACGCTCGTCATGGTCACCGCCGCGACCGGGCGGCCCGAGCGCATCCCGGAGGAGCTCCGCGCCGTCTGGGCGCCGTACGTCGACGAGCCCGTCGCGTTCTCGAAGCGCGGCTGA
- the ettA gene encoding energy-dependent translational throttle protein EttA, whose protein sequence is MAEYIYSMVRARKAVGDKLILDDVTMSFLPGAKIGVVGPNGAGKSTILKIMAGLDTPSNGEARLSPGYSVGILMQEPELDETKTVLENVQEGVGEIKGKIDRFNEISLAMADPDADFDTLLAEMGTLQEAIDAADAWDLDSQLEQAMDALRTPPGDSLVTNLSGGEKRRVALTKLLLQKPDLLLLDEPTNHLDAESVLWLEQFLSKYPGAVLAVTHDRYFLDNVAEWIAEVDRGHLYPYEGNYSTYLEKKRARLEVQGKKDAKLAKRLTTELEWVRSNAKGRQAKSKARLARYEEMASEAEKTRVLDFEEIVIPVGPRLGSQVIDAKKLHKAFGERVLIEDLSFTLPRNGIVGVIGPNGVGKTTLFKTIVGFEPLDSGDLKIGETVDISYVDQSRGGIDPNKNLWEVVSDGHDYITVGKTEIPSRAYVSQFGFKGPDQQKKAGVLSGGERNRLNLALTLKQGGNLLLLDEPTNDLDVETLGSLENALLEFPGCAVVITHDRWFLDRIATHILSYEGTEEDPANWYWFEGNFEAYEENKIERLGPDAAKPHRSAYRKLTRD, encoded by the coding sequence GTGGCTGAATACATTTACTCGATGGTGCGCGCCCGCAAGGCGGTCGGCGACAAGCTGATCCTGGACGACGTCACCATGTCGTTCCTGCCCGGCGCGAAGATCGGCGTGGTCGGCCCCAACGGCGCCGGCAAGTCGACGATCCTCAAGATCATGGCGGGGCTCGACACCCCCAGCAACGGCGAGGCGCGACTGAGCCCCGGCTACTCCGTCGGCATCCTCATGCAGGAGCCGGAGCTCGACGAGACGAAGACCGTGCTCGAGAACGTCCAGGAGGGCGTCGGCGAGATCAAGGGCAAGATCGACCGCTTCAACGAGATCTCGCTGGCGATGGCCGACCCCGACGCCGACTTCGACACGCTCCTGGCCGAGATGGGCACCCTGCAGGAGGCCATCGACGCCGCCGACGCGTGGGACCTCGACTCGCAGCTCGAGCAGGCGATGGACGCGCTGCGCACGCCGCCGGGCGACTCCCTCGTCACCAACCTCTCCGGAGGCGAGAAGCGCCGCGTGGCGCTGACCAAGCTGCTCCTGCAGAAGCCCGACCTGCTGCTCCTCGACGAGCCCACCAACCACCTCGACGCCGAGAGCGTGCTCTGGCTCGAGCAGTTCCTGTCGAAGTACCCCGGCGCCGTCCTCGCCGTCACCCACGACCGGTACTTCCTCGACAACGTCGCGGAGTGGATCGCCGAGGTCGACCGCGGCCACCTGTACCCGTACGAGGGCAACTACTCCACCTACCTCGAGAAGAAGCGCGCGCGCCTCGAGGTGCAGGGCAAGAAGGACGCGAAGCTCGCCAAGCGCCTCACGACCGAGCTCGAGTGGGTCCGCAGCAACGCGAAGGGCCGGCAGGCCAAGTCGAAGGCGCGCCTCGCCCGCTACGAGGAGATGGCGTCGGAGGCCGAGAAGACGCGCGTGCTCGACTTCGAGGAGATCGTCATCCCCGTCGGTCCCCGCCTCGGCTCCCAGGTCATCGACGCGAAGAAGCTCCACAAGGCGTTCGGCGAGCGCGTGCTCATCGAGGACCTCAGCTTCACCCTCCCGCGCAACGGCATCGTCGGCGTCATCGGCCCGAACGGCGTCGGCAAGACCACGCTCTTCAAGACGATCGTGGGCTTCGAGCCCCTCGACTCCGGCGACCTCAAGATCGGCGAGACGGTCGACATCTCGTACGTCGACCAGAGCCGCGGCGGCATCGACCCGAACAAGAACCTGTGGGAGGTCGTCTCGGACGGCCACGACTACATCACGGTCGGCAAGACCGAGATCCCCTCGCGCGCCTACGTCTCGCAGTTCGGCTTCAAGGGGCCCGACCAGCAGAAGAAGGCCGGAGTGCTCTCGGGTGGTGAGCGCAACCGCCTCAACCTCGCGCTGACCCTCAAGCAGGGCGGCAACCTGCTCCTGCTCGACGAGCCCACCAACGACCTCGACGTCGAGACGCTCGGCAGCCTCGAGAACGCGCTCCTCGAGTTCCCCGGCTGCGCCGTGGTGATCACCCACGATCGCTGGTTCCTCGACCGGATCGCGACCCACATCCTCTCCTACGAGGGCACCGAGGAGGACCCGGCCAACTGGTACTGGTTCGAGGGCAACTTCGAGGCGTACGAGGAGAACAAGATCGAGCGCCTCGGCCCCGACGCCGCGAAGCCGCACCGCTCGGCCTACCGCAAGCTGACGCGCGACTGA
- a CDS encoding single-stranded DNA-binding protein: MTDTLTVIGVIGTDPRSIDTANGTAMTTFRLASTQRRYDRTAQRWVDGATNWYTVNAFNALAGNALGSLARGDRIIVTGRLTVRAWEAGGKTGTDVAVNADGIGHDLAWGTTSLSKTVGRASSPAAPTAAPAWSESTPPETAAETGGDWGAVAPGSALELAEPSLESVDTPF; encoded by the coding sequence ATGACCGACACCCTGACCGTCATCGGAGTCATCGGCACCGACCCGCGCAGCATCGACACGGCGAACGGCACGGCGATGACCACCTTCCGCCTGGCGTCCACCCAGCGGCGCTACGACCGCACGGCCCAGCGCTGGGTCGACGGCGCGACCAACTGGTACACCGTGAACGCCTTCAACGCCCTCGCCGGCAACGCGCTCGGCTCGCTGGCCCGCGGCGACCGCATCATCGTCACCGGGCGGCTCACCGTCCGGGCGTGGGAGGCGGGCGGCAAGACGGGCACCGATGTCGCGGTGAACGCCGACGGGATCGGACACGACCTCGCCTGGGGCACGACCAGCCTCAGCAAGACGGTGGGCAGGGCGTCGTCTCCCGCCGCTCCGACCGCCGCACCCGCGTGGAGCGAGAGCACTCCTCCCGAGACCGCCGCGGAGACCGGCGGCGACTGGGGAGCCGTGGCTCCCGGCTCGGCCCTCGAGCTCGCGGAGCCGTCGTTAGAATCGGTCGACACCCCGTTCTGA
- the msrA gene encoding peptide-methionine (S)-S-oxide reductase MsrA, with amino-acid sequence MRTFVLAGGCFWCLDAVYRVLDGVTDVVSGYTGGDTPNPSYEAVCTGRTGHAEAVAVTFDPDVIPESVVLDVFFTLHDPRQLNRQGNDVGTQYRSAMYYSSDEEKELFETARDRAAEWWDGPIVTEISPLGVYFEAEDYHQDFFAKNPGQGYCLAVALPKVNKIRKSYSKYITAS; translated from the coding sequence ATGCGCACATTCGTACTCGCCGGAGGATGCTTCTGGTGTCTCGACGCCGTCTACCGCGTCCTCGACGGCGTGACCGACGTCGTCTCCGGCTACACCGGCGGAGACACGCCGAACCCCTCGTACGAGGCCGTCTGCACGGGCCGCACCGGACACGCCGAGGCGGTCGCCGTGACGTTCGACCCCGATGTCATCCCCGAGTCGGTCGTCCTCGACGTCTTCTTCACGCTGCACGACCCGCGCCAGCTCAACCGCCAGGGCAACGACGTCGGCACCCAGTACCGCTCGGCGATGTACTACTCGAGCGACGAGGAGAAGGAGCTCTTCGAGACCGCCCGCGACCGCGCCGCCGAGTGGTGGGACGGCCCGATCGTCACCGAGATCTCGCCGCTGGGCGTCTACTTCGAGGCGGAGGACTACCACCAGGACTTCTTCGCCAAGAACCCCGGCCAGGGCTACTGCCTCGCCGTCGCGCTGCCGAAGGTGAACAAGATCCGCAAGTCCTACTCGAAGTACATCACCGCGTCCTAG
- a CDS encoding aldo/keto reductase, giving the protein MSYDAASDRYDRMDYRRVGRSGLQLPALSLGLWHNFGSDRPLDTQRAILRRAFDLGITHFDLANNYGPPYGAAETAFGRIFAEDFRPYRDEIVLSSKAGYDMWPGPYGDGGSRKYLLSSLDQSLLRLGVDYVDVFYSHRPDPSTPIEETMGALASAVQQGKALYVGISNYDPEQTRAAQAALAATGVPLLIHQPRYSMFDRHIEDGLFPVLEEVGAGCIVFSPLAQGLLTDRYLDGSVPEDSRAATSSFLSSDRIDQVYLDRVRGLAAIAQDRGQSVAQLALSWVLRTPAVTSAVIGASSVGQLEQNVAALDAGPLSPEEIEAIEEFAVHGTGL; this is encoded by the coding sequence GTGAGCTATGACGCCGCCTCCGACCGCTACGACCGCATGGACTACCGACGAGTGGGACGGAGCGGGCTGCAGCTGCCCGCCCTCTCGCTCGGACTGTGGCACAACTTCGGTTCCGACCGCCCCCTCGACACCCAGCGCGCGATCCTGCGCCGCGCCTTCGACCTCGGGATCACGCACTTCGATCTCGCGAACAACTACGGCCCGCCGTACGGCGCGGCCGAGACCGCGTTCGGGCGGATCTTCGCCGAGGACTTCCGGCCCTACCGCGACGAGATCGTCCTCTCCTCCAAGGCGGGCTACGACATGTGGCCCGGCCCCTACGGCGACGGAGGCTCGCGCAAGTACCTGCTCTCCTCGCTCGATCAGAGCCTCCTGCGCCTCGGCGTCGACTACGTCGACGTCTTCTACTCGCACCGACCCGACCCCTCGACCCCGATCGAGGAGACGATGGGCGCTCTCGCCTCCGCCGTCCAGCAGGGCAAGGCGCTCTACGTCGGCATCTCGAACTACGACCCGGAGCAGACCCGCGCCGCGCAGGCCGCCCTCGCCGCGACCGGCGTGCCGCTGCTGATCCACCAGCCCCGCTACTCCATGTTCGACCGGCACATCGAGGACGGCCTCTTCCCCGTCCTCGAGGAGGTCGGAGCGGGCTGCATCGTGTTCTCGCCGCTCGCTCAGGGCCTGCTCACCGACCGCTACCTCGACGGCAGCGTCCCGGAGGACTCGCGCGCCGCGACCTCGAGCTTCCTCTCCTCCGACCGCATCGACCAGGTCTACCTCGACCGCGTCCGGGGTCTCGCGGCGATCGCGCAGGACCGCGGGCAGTCGGTGGCCCAGCTCGCCCTGAGCTGGGTGCTGCGCACCCCCGCCGTCACGAGCGCGGTCATCGGGGCGTCCAGTGTCGGCCAGCTGGAGCAGAACGTCGCCGCCCTCGACGCGGGCCCCCTCAGCCCCGAGGAGATCGAGGCGATCGAGGAGTTCGCGGTGCACGGCACCGGCCTCTGA
- the orn gene encoding oligoribonuclease, with protein MSSAPDRLVWIDCEMTGLDLGVDELVEIAVVVTDFDLEPLDEGLSIVIKPSDSALANMGDFVRTMHETSGLLEEIPSGVGVAEAEYEVLEYVLKHVPSEQHAPLAGNSIGTDRAFLVKYMPKLDSHLHYRNVDVSTVKELARRWFPRVYFNAPAKHGGHRALADILESIRELRYYRRAAFIAEPGPTTAEVQAVSAAVVDEFASRM; from the coding sequence ATGAGTAGCGCCCCCGATCGTCTTGTCTGGATCGACTGCGAGATGACGGGGCTCGACCTCGGCGTCGACGAGCTCGTCGAGATCGCCGTCGTCGTCACCGACTTCGACCTCGAGCCCCTCGACGAGGGCCTGTCGATCGTGATCAAGCCCAGCGACTCCGCGCTGGCGAACATGGGCGACTTCGTGCGCACCATGCACGAGACGTCCGGGCTCCTCGAGGAGATCCCCTCCGGTGTCGGAGTGGCCGAGGCCGAGTACGAGGTGCTCGAGTACGTGCTGAAGCACGTCCCCTCCGAGCAGCACGCGCCGCTCGCCGGCAACTCCATCGGCACAGACCGCGCCTTCCTGGTCAAGTACATGCCCAAGCTCGACTCCCACCTCCACTACCGCAACGTCGACGTCTCGACCGTCAAGGAGCTCGCCCGCCGCTGGTTCCCGCGCGTCTACTTCAACGCTCCGGCCAAGCACGGCGGCCACCGCGCCCTCGCCGACATCCTCGAGAGCATCCGCGAGCTGCGCTACTACCGCAGGGCCGCGTTCATCGCGGAGCCCGGCCCGACCACCGCCGAGGTGCAGGCCGTCTCGGCCGCCGTCGTGGACGAGTTCGCGTCACGGATGTAG
- a CDS encoding metallopeptidase family protein, which translates to MLQLDEAAFEALVVAELDALPDDMVDGLDNVVFVVEDRPEDGSLDLLGLYDGVALTERERYGFGEMPDRIILFREPHLAACDDLDELRDEIHVTLVHEIAHFYGIDDDRLHELGWA; encoded by the coding sequence GTGCTCCAGCTGGACGAAGCCGCCTTCGAGGCACTCGTCGTCGCCGAGCTCGACGCCCTGCCCGACGACATGGTCGACGGGCTCGACAACGTCGTCTTCGTCGTCGAGGACCGTCCCGAGGACGGCTCCCTCGACCTCCTCGGCCTCTACGACGGCGTCGCCCTCACCGAGCGCGAGCGCTACGGCTTCGGCGAGATGCCCGACCGGATCATCCTGTTCCGCGAGCCGCACCTCGCGGCGTGCGACGACCTCGACGAGCTGCGCGACGAGATCCACGTCACCCTCGTCCACGAGATCGCCCACTTCTACGGCATCGACGACGACCGGCTCCACGAGCTCGGCTGGGCCTGA